Proteins from a genomic interval of Sphingobacterium lactis:
- a CDS encoding SusD/RagB family nutrient-binding outer membrane lipoprotein: MKINKTKYLSLALVGAMFLGSCNKALDINDNPNSPTESTPALVMPQALVATANSMLTYHIYGSNLVGYRANAGGYSGWGTLLNYDFTNADYSGLWSTTYDILTDFDYVVNKTKEDQANQDYYFASLVLKAYNFSLLVDTYNDVPYSEALKGNEILNPKYDKAQDIYIDLAKNLDLAINYFKTASTSSSFKSSDVLFKGTSASWAKFANTLKLRLVLKGQGKVNFANATIDASIGVLDNDAIVNPGFSKQDGKQNPWWGNYAYNAAGTNVTGNAHIPTPYLMAFYNGTKLDDEERANLIFVNGVTTNVNQLGYENNPPTGYLPSAWLTKPETGTLSATNYRGYGAVKGPKAGQPIMLASEASFLAAEAVLKGLLSGDAEAYFKKGVKQSYEYLRKDESDKVIAGTDAEAFYVDYVAKNAGSKLANFSLNSSNEEKLEAIITQKYIAFNALFGHEAWNEYRRTGYPKVTGSNSEANRNNTFASSKSVATTTDKLPTRILYPLSEYTYNVANVPEVDKFKSKIFWAK; this comes from the coding sequence ATGAAAATTAATAAAACAAAATATTTATCACTTGCTCTAGTTGGCGCCATGTTTCTTGGTTCCTGTAATAAAGCGCTTGATATAAACGATAACCCAAATAGTCCAACGGAGTCTACACCGGCCTTAGTGATGCCGCAGGCTCTGGTAGCTACGGCTAACTCCATGCTCACTTATCATATCTATGGTTCCAATCTTGTTGGTTACCGAGCCAATGCTGGTGGATATAGTGGCTGGGGTACATTGTTAAATTACGATTTTACCAATGCAGATTATTCCGGCCTTTGGTCAACAACATATGATATTCTCACAGATTTTGATTATGTCGTTAATAAAACCAAGGAAGATCAGGCAAACCAAGATTATTATTTCGCATCATTGGTTCTAAAAGCTTATAATTTCTCCTTATTGGTTGATACCTATAACGATGTTCCATACTCGGAAGCGTTAAAAGGAAATGAAATCTTGAACCCTAAATATGATAAAGCACAAGATATTTATATAGATCTAGCTAAGAATTTGGATTTAGCCATCAACTATTTTAAGACGGCAAGTACTTCATCTTCTTTCAAAAGTTCTGATGTTTTATTCAAGGGTACTTCAGCTTCATGGGCGAAGTTTGCCAATACCTTGAAATTACGCTTGGTACTAAAAGGACAGGGTAAAGTTAATTTTGCTAACGCCACAATTGATGCTTCTATAGGGGTCTTGGATAATGATGCTATCGTTAATCCTGGTTTCTCTAAACAAGATGGAAAACAAAATCCTTGGTGGGGCAATTACGCATATAATGCTGCTGGAACGAACGTAACAGGAAACGCCCATATTCCTACACCTTACCTTATGGCTTTCTATAACGGCACTAAATTGGATGACGAAGAACGCGCCAATTTGATTTTTGTCAATGGTGTAACAACTAATGTAAATCAATTGGGATATGAAAATAACCCGCCAACTGGTTATTTGCCTTCTGCCTGGTTAACTAAGCCGGAAACTGGAACTTTGAGTGCGACAAATTACCGTGGGTATGGTGCTGTAAAAGGACCCAAAGCTGGGCAACCAATCATGTTAGCTTCTGAAGCATCCTTCCTAGCAGCTGAAGCGGTTCTAAAAGGGTTGTTGTCAGGGGATGCGGAAGCATACTTCAAAAAAGGTGTAAAGCAATCCTACGAATATTTACGTAAGGATGAATCAGATAAAGTGATTGCTGGAACCGATGCAGAGGCTTTTTATGTTGATTATGTTGCTAAAAACGCAGGGTCTAAATTGGCCAATTTTTCACTAAATAGTTCGAACGAAGAAAAGCTTGAAGCAATTATCACGCAGAAGTACATTGCTTTCAATGCTTTGTTTGGACATGAAGCATGGAATGAGTACAGAAGAACAGGTTATCCAAAGGTAACAGGTTCCAACTCTGAGGCTAATAGAAATAATACTTTTGCTTCATCAAAGTCTGTTGCAACTACTACGGATAAACTTCCTACTCGAATTCTTTACCCATTGAGTGAGTATACATATAATGTGGCTAATGTGCCAGAAGTAGATAAGTTTAAGTCAAAAATATTTTGGGCTAAATAA
- a CDS encoding SusC/RagA family TonB-linked outer membrane protein, whose amino-acid sequence MKQKLLSMFLLLAMLVGVAYAQNRQIRGKVTSSTDGSAIAGASVLLKGTNQGTQTDGDGNYLITASSGATLEFRFIGFESQTVQVGSQSIYNVTLINNENTLDEVVVTGAGLTASKRALGAAQTTIKSEDLQKGRPTNVVTGLTGKVAGLTVQGVGSGVNPNYRVMLRGMRSLTGNNEALIVIDNVISPSSMLSNLNADDVEDITVLNGANAAALYGSQASNGALVIKTKRGPTSSGMEVVLDHTTNFEEVVFLPKVQQRFGSGADAHIQVYTPYENQQYGPAFDGSMLQIGKPLEDGSIQTVPFSWSGDKDKFWQTGITNMTNLSVGNRTEASSFRFSGQYLRSTGTVPFDKYNRATARVNGQRKLNDQFEVLYNAYYAQNRYNQTSVNGGIYDAVLQSPGQIPILNYKDWKNDPFSDPSGYYNAYYQNPYFLAENNRQHTRNDYFSGVVELNFRPLTWLDFMGRVGMTTQNASYKNTTGVYKFSDYAKPQGSYKGTDILGGVTDGFSYNTRIVSDFVGHAGKTYGDFKVDFTALFQYVQNQYSGMSAGVSGLVVPEIYNLGNSLNNPSASQASYMSRLFGLTGKLDVAYKNYLFLTVTGRNDWVSILDPANRSFFYPSASLSFVASDAIDALKDWEPLNYLKLRGSWSKVGQVNLGSSTNFGAYSLLPTFSQGSGYPHNGVGGHTISNRVVQAGLKPEMTRTIEFGIESAWWNSRILADITYFNNRTTDNTVPTGISWATGYSSYLVNAGTTTGKGIESRLNVIPVRTEDWELSLGGNFTYIDNRVESISSDLDILNLGAYASGAGSYAVAGEKFPIIMGKGYKRDDQGRIIVDRITGYPSATESNINFGPALPTHTLGLNFTVSYKDLSFYTSAEYRTGNYIYNAGAGSFDFSGSGINTVAYDRERFIIPNSSYWDEATNSYVANTSVTVYDGGANYWSMANPRTGIHETYVTSAAFWKIREMSLSYNLPKSLLAGQKVLKAAKISAQGRNLFLWTPKTNVYTDPEYSDGNGNSNGNAIGLTNLNQTPPSRYIGFTLSLTL is encoded by the coding sequence ATGAAACAAAAATTACTCAGCATGTTTTTGCTGTTAGCTATGCTTGTAGGTGTAGCTTACGCGCAAAACCGTCAGATTAGGGGTAAAGTGACTTCATCAACTGATGGCTCTGCTATTGCAGGAGCTTCAGTGTTATTGAAAGGCACTAATCAGGGGACTCAAACTGATGGTGACGGAAATTATCTCATTACAGCTTCTTCCGGAGCTACACTTGAATTTCGATTTATCGGGTTTGAGAGCCAAACAGTACAAGTTGGTTCGCAGTCGATCTACAATGTGACTTTGATTAACAATGAGAACACATTGGATGAGGTAGTGGTAACCGGTGCAGGTTTGACAGCTTCGAAAAGAGCATTAGGGGCAGCTCAAACGACCATTAAGTCAGAAGATTTACAAAAAGGAAGACCAACCAACGTGGTGACTGGTTTAACCGGTAAAGTCGCTGGTTTGACAGTTCAAGGGGTTGGATCAGGTGTGAATCCTAACTATCGCGTAATGCTTCGTGGTATGCGTTCGTTAACTGGAAATAACGAGGCATTGATCGTAATTGACAACGTAATTTCACCTTCATCCATGTTGAGCAATTTAAATGCTGATGATGTTGAGGATATTACAGTTCTTAATGGGGCAAATGCTGCGGCGCTATATGGTTCTCAAGCATCGAATGGAGCTTTGGTCATCAAAACTAAAAGAGGTCCAACATCTTCAGGGATGGAAGTGGTACTTGATCACACTACTAATTTTGAAGAGGTAGTATTCCTTCCTAAGGTTCAGCAAAGATTCGGTTCTGGTGCAGATGCGCATATCCAAGTGTATACGCCTTATGAAAACCAGCAATATGGACCAGCTTTTGACGGCTCAATGTTACAAATTGGTAAGCCTCTTGAGGATGGATCCATTCAAACAGTACCTTTCTCTTGGTCAGGTGATAAAGATAAATTCTGGCAGACTGGTATCACCAATATGACAAATTTGTCTGTAGGAAACAGAACAGAAGCTAGCTCTTTTAGATTCTCAGGTCAATATTTAAGATCTACTGGTACTGTTCCTTTCGATAAATATAATAGAGCAACCGCTCGTGTCAATGGTCAAAGAAAGTTAAACGACCAATTTGAAGTATTATATAATGCTTATTACGCTCAAAATAGATATAATCAAACAAGTGTTAATGGCGGAATTTATGATGCGGTATTGCAATCTCCTGGACAGATTCCGATCTTAAATTATAAGGATTGGAAAAATGATCCTTTTTCTGATCCAAGCGGATATTACAATGCATACTATCAAAACCCATACTTCTTAGCAGAGAACAATCGTCAGCATACGAGAAATGATTATTTCTCTGGAGTTGTTGAATTGAATTTCAGACCGTTGACGTGGTTGGATTTTATGGGTCGTGTAGGTATGACCACACAAAATGCATCTTACAAAAATACAACTGGGGTTTACAAGTTCAGTGATTATGCGAAACCTCAAGGTTCTTATAAAGGAACGGATATTTTAGGTGGAGTTACGGATGGCTTCAGCTACAATACGCGCATTGTCTCTGACTTTGTTGGGCATGCTGGGAAAACATATGGTGATTTTAAGGTAGATTTTACAGCATTATTTCAATATGTTCAAAATCAATATTCGGGCATGTCAGCTGGAGTTAGTGGTTTAGTTGTACCTGAAATCTATAATTTAGGTAACTCCTTGAACAACCCTTCTGCTAGTCAAGCTTCTTATATGTCAAGGTTATTTGGTTTAACAGGAAAACTTGATGTTGCCTATAAAAATTATCTCTTCTTAACCGTTACTGGAAGAAATGATTGGGTTTCGATCCTCGATCCAGCAAATCGATCGTTCTTCTATCCATCAGCATCTTTGTCTTTTGTGGCTTCGGATGCAATCGATGCATTGAAAGATTGGGAACCTTTAAATTATTTGAAACTTAGAGGAAGTTGGTCAAAAGTGGGACAGGTGAATTTAGGTTCTTCAACAAACTTTGGCGCATATTCGTTATTGCCAACATTCAGCCAAGGATCTGGTTATCCTCATAACGGAGTGGGTGGACACACCATCTCAAACCGTGTAGTGCAAGCTGGTTTAAAACCTGAGATGACAAGAACAATTGAGTTTGGTATTGAGTCTGCTTGGTGGAATAGCAGAATTTTAGCTGATATTACCTATTTCAATAATAGAACAACTGACAATACCGTGCCAACAGGGATTTCTTGGGCAACAGGTTACAGTTCTTACTTAGTGAATGCTGGAACAACTACTGGTAAGGGTATCGAATCCAGATTAAATGTCATTCCTGTCAGAACTGAAGATTGGGAGTTGAGCTTAGGTGGTAACTTTACTTATATTGACAACCGTGTAGAATCTATTTCATCAGATCTAGATATCCTAAACTTAGGTGCTTATGCATCTGGAGCCGGATCATATGCTGTTGCGGGTGAAAAATTCCCAATTATTATGGGTAAAGGTTACAAGCGTGATGATCAAGGTAGAATCATTGTAGATCGTATTACCGGTTATCCATCAGCAACTGAAAGTAATATTAATTTCGGTCCTGCACTTCCTACACATACCTTAGGTTTGAACTTTACAGTTAGTTATAAAGATTTATCCTTTTATACAAGTGCGGAATACCGTACAGGTAACTATATCTATAATGCAGGTGCTGGGTCATTTGATTTCTCCGGTTCAGGTATTAATACTGTTGCGTACGATCGTGAACGTTTTATCATTCCTAATTCTTCTTATTGGGATGAGGCTACTAATTCCTATGTTGCCAACACAAGCGTAACGGTTTATGACGGGGGAGCCAACTATTGGTCCATGGCCAACCCAAGAACAGGAATCCATGAAACTTACGTAACATCAGCGGCATTCTGGAAGATTCGTGAGATGTCTCTATCCTACAATTTGCCTAAATCTCTTTTAGCTGGACAGAAAGTTTTGAAGGCAGCTAAAATCAGTGCTCAAGGTAGAAACCTTTTCTTATGGACGCCAAAAACGAATGTTTATACAGATCCAGAATATTCTGATGGAAACGGTAATTCAAATGGTAATGCGATTGGTTTGACTAACTTGAATCAAACGCCACCATCTCGTTACATTGGTTTCACACTCTCATTAACACTTTAA
- the trmD gene encoding tRNA (guanosine(37)-N1)-methyltransferase TrmD: MRFDIITVLPQLLDSPFAHSILQRAQKKGLCEIHVHNLRDYSSNKQKSVDDYPYGGGSGMVMQIAPFAACIEHLQAERTYEEIIYMTPDGQTLNQEIANGMISAKNVIILCGHYKGIDQRIRDIYVTKEISVGDYVLSGGELPAAILVDAVVRLIPGVLSDETSALSDSFQDGLLDAPIYTRPVDWKGHKVPDILLSGHEAKITAWRHEQQLERTKARRPDLLND; the protein is encoded by the coding sequence ATGCGTTTCGATATCATTACCGTACTTCCTCAGTTATTGGATAGCCCCTTTGCCCATTCAATTTTACAAAGGGCACAGAAAAAAGGGCTCTGTGAGATCCATGTACACAACTTGCGTGATTATTCCAGCAACAAACAAAAATCAGTGGATGACTACCCTTATGGCGGTGGATCGGGCATGGTGATGCAGATTGCTCCTTTTGCGGCGTGCATCGAGCACCTGCAGGCTGAGCGAACCTATGAGGAGATCATTTATATGACACCAGACGGTCAGACCCTCAACCAGGAAATTGCAAATGGGATGATTTCGGCAAAAAACGTCATCATTCTCTGCGGGCATTATAAGGGGATAGACCAGCGCATCCGTGACATTTACGTCACGAAGGAGATTTCAGTGGGAGACTACGTGCTGTCGGGCGGAGAGCTACCGGCTGCTATCCTGGTGGACGCCGTGGTCCGGCTAATTCCAGGTGTCCTATCGGATGAAACGTCCGCCCTGAGCGACTCCTTTCAGGACGGCTTGCTGGATGCACCCATCTATACCAGACCGGTGGATTGGAAGGGACACAAGGTTCCCGATATTCTCCTGAGCGGACATGAAGCAAAGATCACCGCGTGGCGCCACGAACAGCAGCTTGAGCGGACGAAAGCCCGCCGGCCGGATTTGTTAAATGACTAA
- a CDS encoding lipopolysaccharide biosynthesis protein, translating to MSVVKRFVSDTVIYGFTTILSRMLNFILTPFFVRKFEASIYGVFTNLFAIASMVNAVLAFGMETTFFRYLQKVEGDRSKVFDNSFFITLITTALFLLTAFTFTEPIAHWLSRGEAQEIQDYVSYVKLFAVILAADAIAVVPFAKLRAEGQAKRYGFIKVLNILIFVGFNFFLLYWLPEWNKGSEFWRNFSAGWFRENWLGNVFISNLIASVVTLFLVLPQLLSFKFKIDGKLLKDMMAYTFPILIANISFIINENLDKIMFPRLLTGEQGEEDLGVYGAVAKLAVFLQLFVTAFRLGAEPFFFSYAKNENARKTYALIMEYFVIAMVIVMVGICANVDWLKGFIRGSEDQQAVYWSGLAIVPVLLFNYVLLGIYMNLSVWYKLSDQTRYGLYISGIGAIITIILNFMLIPTYSYWGAALSTTATYVVMVGLSYVWGQKNYSIPYDAKKIGLYLLAGIVISGLAYQANFWIGNLLLIAFLAGIAYLEKGSLMKIIKRR from the coding sequence GTGTCGGTAGTTAAGCGTTTTGTCAGCGATACGGTAATCTATGGTTTCACGACCATCCTGTCGCGCATGCTGAATTTCATACTTACGCCGTTCTTCGTGCGCAAGTTCGAAGCGTCGATTTACGGGGTCTTTACCAATCTTTTCGCCATAGCCTCCATGGTGAATGCCGTGCTGGCATTTGGGATGGAAACCACTTTTTTCCGCTACCTGCAAAAAGTGGAAGGCGATAGATCGAAGGTTTTCGACAACAGTTTCTTCATTACCTTAATTACGACGGCGCTCTTCCTGCTGACGGCCTTTACGTTTACGGAGCCCATTGCGCATTGGCTGAGCCGGGGAGAAGCACAGGAGATACAGGATTACGTAAGTTATGTGAAACTGTTTGCGGTTATTTTAGCAGCAGATGCCATTGCCGTGGTTCCATTTGCAAAATTGCGGGCGGAAGGTCAGGCAAAGCGTTATGGTTTTATCAAAGTGTTGAACATCCTTATTTTTGTGGGCTTCAACTTTTTTCTCCTGTATTGGTTGCCTGAATGGAACAAAGGTTCCGAGTTTTGGCGGAATTTCAGCGCCGGCTGGTTTAGGGAGAATTGGCTGGGTAATGTCTTTATCTCCAATCTGATTGCCAGTGTGGTCACTTTATTCCTGGTGCTTCCGCAACTGCTCTCCTTTAAGTTTAAAATTGATGGAAAGCTGTTGAAAGATATGATGGCCTATACTTTTCCCATCCTGATCGCAAATATTTCTTTCATCATCAACGAAAACCTGGATAAGATCATGTTCCCGAGGTTGCTGACCGGTGAGCAGGGTGAAGAGGATCTGGGGGTATACGGCGCGGTCGCGAAATTGGCCGTATTCCTGCAACTCTTTGTGACGGCCTTCCGTTTGGGAGCAGAGCCATTTTTCTTTTCCTACGCAAAGAATGAGAATGCCCGCAAAACCTATGCCCTGATCATGGAGTACTTTGTAATCGCCATGGTCATTGTGATGGTAGGAATTTGTGCCAATGTGGATTGGTTGAAAGGGTTTATCCGCGGCAGCGAAGACCAGCAGGCTGTCTATTGGTCCGGACTCGCTATTGTTCCGGTACTGCTTTTTAACTATGTCCTGTTGGGTATATACATGAACCTTTCCGTTTGGTATAAACTTTCGGATCAGACCCGATATGGCCTGTATATTTCGGGAATCGGCGCAATCATTACGATTATATTGAACTTTATGTTAATCCCGACCTATTCGTATTGGGGCGCTGCGCTGTCCACTACGGCAACCTATGTGGTCATGGTTGGGCTTTCGTATGTTTGGGGTCAGAAGAACTACAGCATCCCCTATGATGCCAAGAAAATCGGTCTGTATCTATTGGCGGGGATCGTAATATCGGGATTGGCCTATCAGGCCAATTTCTGGATCGGTAATCTACTGCTAATCGCTTTCCTGGCAGGCATTGCTTACTTGGAGAAGGGATCCTTAATGAAGATTATCAAAAGAAGGTAA
- the dusB gene encoding tRNA dihydrouridine synthase DusB — MSVKIGEHIDLGEFPLLLAPMEDVSDPPFRFVCKQNGVDMMYTEFISSEGLIRDAAKSRQKLDIFEYERPIGIQIFGSDIEHMRQSAEICSAARPDLIDINYGCPVKNVACRGAGASLLQDIDKMVAMTKAVVEATDLPVTVKTRLGWDDNTKNVYEVAERLQDIGIKALAIHGRTRAQMYKGQADWTMIRDVKRNPRVKIPIFGNGDVDSVEKAAAWRQEYEVDGIMIGRASIGYPWIFREVKHFFNTGEHLEGPTIAERVAVCETHLTKSIEWKGEKTGIFEMRRHYANYFKGIPNFKEYRMKLVSLMEVADIHEVLQEIKHNFAEEIA, encoded by the coding sequence ATGTCCGTAAAAATAGGTGAACATATTGATTTAGGGGAGTTTCCATTGTTGTTAGCTCCAATGGAGGATGTGAGTGATCCACCTTTCCGTTTTGTCTGTAAACAGAATGGGGTGGATATGATGTACACGGAATTTATTTCTTCGGAGGGTTTGATCCGCGATGCGGCCAAATCCCGTCAGAAGTTGGATATTTTTGAATACGAGCGCCCGATCGGCATCCAAATTTTTGGTTCCGACATCGAGCACATGCGACAATCTGCTGAAATATGCTCTGCTGCACGTCCGGATTTGATCGATATCAACTACGGGTGTCCGGTTAAAAATGTAGCCTGCCGTGGTGCGGGCGCTAGCCTGTTACAGGACATCGATAAGATGGTGGCCATGACCAAGGCCGTAGTGGAAGCAACAGACCTGCCCGTTACAGTAAAAACCCGTTTAGGTTGGGACGACAACACGAAGAATGTGTACGAGGTGGCGGAACGCCTGCAGGATATCGGGATCAAAGCCTTGGCCATCCATGGCCGCACGCGTGCCCAGATGTACAAAGGACAGGCAGACTGGACCATGATCCGTGATGTAAAGCGCAATCCACGCGTGAAGATTCCTATTTTTGGAAATGGAGATGTCGACTCGGTGGAGAAGGCAGCAGCGTGGCGCCAAGAATATGAGGTGGACGGTATCATGATCGGCCGTGCATCCATCGGCTACCCATGGATATTCCGCGAGGTTAAACACTTCTTCAATACTGGAGAGCATCTGGAAGGGCCAACAATTGCCGAACGTGTGGCTGTCTGCGAAACACACCTCACCAAGTCCATCGAATGGAAGGGCGAGAAAACAGGGATATTTGAAATGCGCCGGCATTATGCTAATTACTTCAAGGGGATTCCAAACTTCAAGGAATACCGCATGAAATTGGTCAGCCTAATGGAAGTTGCCGATATCCACGAAGTGCTTCAGGAAATCAAGCATAACTTCGCTGAAGAAATCGCTTAA
- the trpC gene encoding indole-3-glycerol phosphate synthase TrpC, with translation MTILDKIVARKKEEVADAKRKVAIEELENMPLFSRSCYNLRESVLDPNRKGIIAEYKRASPSKGLINGESTVQEVVQGYQLAGASAISVLTDLDFFQGNLQDLLAARDVLHIPLLRKEFIVDTYQIAEAKAYGADIILLIAACLTPEEVKSLSEYAKSLGLNVLLEVHNEEELQQNLFDSIDAIGVNNRNLKDFTVSLDHSYDLVSKIPARYIKVSESGISDPATIKELKAAGFHAFLIGENFMKTDDPSAAIQEFVAALV, from the coding sequence ATGACCATATTAGATAAAATTGTAGCCAGAAAAAAAGAGGAAGTTGCCGATGCTAAGCGTAAGGTTGCCATCGAAGAACTGGAAAATATGCCGTTATTCTCGAGGAGTTGCTACAACTTGCGGGAGAGTGTCCTGGATCCCAATCGCAAGGGCATCATTGCCGAATATAAGCGCGCCTCCCCTTCCAAAGGCCTGATCAACGGGGAATCCACTGTCCAGGAAGTCGTTCAGGGCTATCAACTAGCCGGCGCATCCGCCATATCGGTTCTGACCGACCTGGACTTCTTCCAGGGGAACCTACAGGACCTATTGGCCGCGCGCGATGTGTTACACATCCCACTTTTGCGCAAGGAATTCATCGTCGATACCTACCAGATCGCCGAGGCGAAAGCGTATGGTGCAGATATTATCCTGCTGATTGCCGCCTGTTTAACACCTGAGGAGGTGAAATCCCTTTCGGAATACGCCAAATCTCTAGGGCTGAATGTGCTATTGGAAGTGCACAACGAAGAAGAATTACAGCAGAATCTATTTGACAGCATCGATGCCATCGGTGTGAACAACAGGAACCTCAAAGATTTTACGGTATCCCTGGACCACTCCTACGATTTGGTGAGCAAGATTCCAGCGCGGTACATTAAGGTTTCCGAGAGCGGTATTTCCGATCCAGCTACAATCAAAGAACTGAAAGCTGCAGGATTCCACGCCTTTCTGATCGGTGAGAATTTCATGAAAACCGATGATCCAAGCGCCGCCATTCAGGAATTTGTGGCCGCATTGGTTTAA
- a CDS encoding anthranilate synthase component I family protein, protein MSYNFKTNHKQILADTTTPVSIYLRLRDTFPNSLLLESSEYQSRDNNISYICCQPIAGIVLENEGLSINLPNQAKISKPAEGINLREEVSNFRKNFTADKVDAVNVITSGLFGYFTFEAVEYYEDITLTAEDNPKRSIPTLQYHIYKYVIAIDHFRNQLHIFENLLENEESDLDRMQFLIQNKNFPEYTFQVKGAETSNMDDESFRQLVNKMKEHIQRGDVFQIVPSRAFQTPFAGDEFNVYRALRSINPSPYLFYFDYGDFKLFGSSPEAQLTIKSDLASIYPIAGTFKRTGNMEQDEKIAEELKNDPKESAEHVMLVDLARNDLSRHCTAVQVKSYKEAQYYSHVIHLVSKVTGTLKPNTNPFDVVGDTFPAGTLSGAPKHMAITLIDRYEGLQRSFYAGAIGFMGFNGDFNHAIMIRSFLSKQNVLHYQAGAGIVLDSDPEKELQEVNNKISALRRALELAEQI, encoded by the coding sequence ATGAGTTATAATTTCAAGACGAACCATAAACAGATCCTGGCCGATACGACAACCCCGGTCAGCATCTACCTTAGGCTTCGGGACACTTTCCCCAACAGCCTACTTTTGGAGAGTTCGGAGTACCAAAGCAGGGATAACAACATCAGTTACATCTGTTGTCAACCCATTGCAGGGATCGTCCTGGAAAATGAAGGATTGAGCATTAACTTGCCGAATCAAGCAAAAATCAGCAAACCTGCCGAAGGCATCAACCTCCGCGAAGAGGTATCCAACTTCCGCAAGAACTTTACCGCTGATAAAGTCGACGCGGTCAATGTCATTACGAGTGGATTGTTCGGCTATTTCACCTTTGAGGCCGTAGAATACTACGAAGATATCACCCTAACCGCAGAAGACAACCCCAAACGCAGCATACCGACCCTGCAGTACCACATTTATAAGTACGTAATCGCAATCGACCACTTCCGGAACCAACTCCATATTTTCGAAAATCTACTGGAAAATGAGGAAAGTGACCTGGATCGGATGCAATTCCTCATTCAGAACAAAAACTTCCCGGAATATACGTTTCAGGTGAAAGGCGCCGAAACCTCCAATATGGACGACGAAAGCTTCCGCCAGTTGGTCAACAAGATGAAGGAACACATCCAACGTGGCGATGTTTTCCAGATTGTACCATCCAGAGCCTTCCAGACCCCCTTCGCGGGTGACGAATTTAACGTTTATCGGGCATTGCGCTCCATCAACCCCTCCCCTTACCTGTTCTATTTTGATTATGGTGATTTTAAACTCTTCGGATCTTCCCCAGAAGCGCAATTGACCATCAAGAGCGACCTGGCGAGCATCTACCCCATTGCCGGCACCTTCAAAAGGACTGGAAACATGGAGCAAGATGAGAAAATTGCCGAAGAACTGAAGAACGACCCCAAGGAAAGCGCAGAGCATGTGATGCTGGTAGACCTGGCGCGTAATGACCTCAGCAGGCATTGTACGGCCGTTCAGGTAAAATCTTACAAAGAGGCCCAATATTACTCACACGTTATCCATTTGGTATCTAAGGTTACGGGAACCCTAAAACCGAACACCAATCCGTTTGACGTCGTGGGCGACACTTTCCCGGCGGGAACCCTATCTGGTGCTCCAAAACATATGGCGATCACACTGATCGACCGGTACGAGGGATTGCAGCGTTCCTTCTACGCGGGAGCGATCGGATTTATGGGCTTCAATGGGGATTTCAACCATGCCATCATGATCCGATCTTTCCTGAGCAAGCAAAACGTGCTACACTACCAGGCCGGTGCGGGCATTGTCCTGGATTCCGATCCAGAAAAGGAGCTTCAGGAAGTTAACAACAAAATTTCTGCCCTTCGCAGAGCATTAGAATTAGCAGAGCAAATTTAA
- a CDS encoding anthranilate synthase component II, giving the protein MSKPILVIDNYDSFTYNLVHLLQELGQSYEVVRNDKFDLSYVAQFDKILLSPGPGIPEEAGLLLDVIRTYAPTKSILGICLGQQAIAEVFGGKLYNMPKPLHGVATGIQVTEPDEQLFQGFPADAKIGRYHSWAVESSNLPDILQVTAIDPDGVIMALRHKDYDVKGMQFHPESILTDNGKILLANWINA; this is encoded by the coding sequence ATGAGCAAACCCATATTAGTAATCGACAATTACGATTCATTTACGTATAACCTGGTTCATCTCTTGCAGGAACTGGGACAAAGTTACGAGGTAGTCCGGAATGACAAGTTCGACCTTTCCTATGTCGCGCAATTTGACAAGATCCTCCTATCGCCGGGCCCTGGGATTCCGGAGGAAGCGGGCCTATTGCTGGACGTGATCCGCACCTATGCACCGACCAAGAGCATTCTGGGAATCTGTCTGGGCCAACAGGCCATTGCCGAAGTATTCGGCGGGAAACTGTACAATATGCCCAAGCCGCTGCACGGGGTAGCGACTGGCATCCAGGTGACCGAACCTGATGAGCAACTTTTCCAGGGCTTTCCTGCAGATGCCAAAATCGGAAGGTACCACTCCTGGGCGGTAGAATCATCAAATCTGCCGGATATTTTGCAAGTAACCGCCATTGACCCGGACGGGGTGATCATGGCCCTACGCCACAAAGATTATGATGTGAAAGGCATGCAGTTCCATCCGGAATCCATATTGACGGACAATGGGAAAATCCTCCTCGCCAACTGGATCAATGCGTAA